In Exiguobacterium acetylicum, the genomic stretch ACGCGTGCAAGATGTCTGGCGTTGCGGCTTCTCCTAAGACATCTTGCATCGCTCCAAGCAATTCGTGCCCGACGATGGGATACATCTCCGGTTTAATTTGTAGACTGCGGTGCTTATGGAGCACGGGTAATAAGACCGGTTTTAACGTCTCGAGTCGATCGATGTGAGCAGCAGCGGCATACACGGCGGTTGCGAGTGCTTGCGATTGGCGGTCGCTCCGTTGATTCGATTGATTGAAGACGTGTTTCAGTTCCGGATGAGCTTGAAACAAGCGCTGATAAAAAACTTTCGTGATCGCGGCACCGTGCGACGCAAGGACGGGAACAGTCGATTGAACGATTTGAATGGTAGAGGTTGATAACATAAGACCACTTCCTTTTCACTAAGTAATAAAGACAGTCTTAGTATTTCGCAGCCTCACTTTTAATACAACATTTAAAATACTAGATTAAAGAATATCGTGCGTTTTGTCACAAGCAGGTCAAGATTTCGTCAACGATTCGTCACGATTGGTTGGAAATCCAGAGCTTCGAGAAATCAAAGTAACCGAAAGAGTCGATCGTGATGTTTTGCAATTCGATCGGATACGGAATCAGTCGTGTATCGTGATAGAACGGGATGAAATACGATTCGTCGATCAAGTAACGCTCGATCGATTGGTGGATCGGAAGCCAGTCTTCGAACGGTGTCGCATCATATTGTTCGATCAATTTCAACATCTCTGGCATCTGCTGAAACAGTCGGATCGGTGGTGAGAACGTGTTCGTCATGAACTGATAAAAGGCGTACTGGATATTTCGCTCGAACACTTCGGCATGGATGGCGAGATCAATCGTATCGTAAGCGTGAAAATCCGTGATGCTCTCTTCAAAGCCGACCTCGACGAACTCGTACGGAATCCCGTCTTGATCAAATCGCTGACAGAGCCAGCGTGTCACCTTGTCCGTAAAATCAGTCAGCTTGATTCGGATCGGTTGCGTGAACAAAACGGCAGGACCATCCGGGACAGTATACGGTTGACTATAGGACTCAAGAAAACCACAGTCGTTCGGTTGTGCCCGTTCATGGAAGTCGTGAATGCCACCACGAACTTCCGCGACGAGCCGGTGGATATAATGTCGCGCGGCTTTTGATTCAAACGGACCACCGGCGCGTGGATGGAGCAAAACGAGACCAAACCCGGATTGCGTTGCGATCGTATCAATCGGACTGGAGTCAGATGCCGATGTCCGGTAGACCGGGTCATATTGCTCCGGCATCTGGATGAACTCAATCCGGTCGAGCAGGGCACGGATGCCAAAGTAATTCGGGAACGCTGTCAGAACGGTTTTCTTGTCGTCATGTTGCGTCAGTTGGAACGGTCCTGTCCCAATGCCATCCTTGATGATGCTCGTATGTATCGAGGCAAGTTGCGGCAAAATTGAACTCCGGCGCTGATCGAGTGTGAGATCGACCCGGTACGGACCGTTCGAGACGATTTGTTTCACGTGCCGGTAGGAATAGGCGTAAGCCGGATATTTGATCAAAGCACGCAGACTCTTCGTCACTTCCTTACTCGTCAGGAGCGAGCCGTCATGAAAGCGGACGTCCTTCCGTAAGAAGAGGCTGAGCGTCGTTCCGTTCCAAATATAATGATGGGCGAGTTCACCTTGGATGTTGCCGTCGACATCGATCGTAAACAGCCGGTTGAAGACGTTCTGGACGAGGTGGGCACTATGGATATCCGCTGCTTCTAACGGGTGGGTCGTTAAGAAATTCCGTTTTCGCGGAATCAATAACGCATCAGACGTTGTCTGTGTATAGCCGAATTTTCGTTCGAGTTGCCGCATGAAGCGTCCTGCTTGCGCTGGCGACCAGTCCCATGTCAGTTCCTCCGTCACCGATTCGATCGAGTCACGGTCGATCCGCTCGAGCATACGTTTCGCATATTCCCGTTCAACGTGACGCAACCAGACGAGTTCACTTAAGTTGCCTCGTCCGCGACCACTCGTGTAACCAATCCAACCGTCTTCCTGCCATTTATTGAGATATCGTTTCGTTTGTTTAGGACTGAGATGGATGGCGTCGGCAAGCGTCGCAATCGAGTAGTGTCCATTTCGGCAAGTCTTCCATAACATAAAAAGATAAGCATCCATCGTCCTTCTCCTCCTTAAAAGGGGACATCTTTTTTTAATGACGTCCATTTTTCCTCTGTCTTGTCTTGTTTATGATACAGGTAGAGAATGGAAGGTGACAATATGAAATGGAAAGAAATACCGAAACCAATTAAAGTACGTCTCATCACATCGTTTTTCAACCGGGCTGTCTCGTTCTCCATCATGCCGTTCATGGCCCTCTTGTTTGTCCGGGCATTCAACGAAGTCATCGCCGGTGCATTTTTGATCGCGATGGTCTTCGTCAGCTTCATCACGAATCTACTCGGCGGATATCTTGCCGACCGCTTTTCCCGCAAACGTCTGCTCGTCACGACTTCTGCGCTCACAGCGCTGACGTTCATCACGATGACGATCTCATTGACACTCGACTGGATGTTGTTGTTCATGGTCATCTACGCTGTCTTCTCGGTGACGAGTAATCTTGGTCGGCCGGCAATGAGCGCAATCATCATCGATGCAACGACGAAAGAGAACCGCCAAGCGGTTTATGCGCTCGACTACTGGTTGATCAATCTCTCGATCGCCATCGGTACGGCGCTCGGGGGCTGGCTCTATGTCAGTAACCAATTGCTGTTGTTCTGGATCTTGAGCTTCACGTCGTCCGTTTTACCAATTGCATACTTCCTGTTTCTTGACGACACACCACGGACATGGCAACGTCAAAAACTTCGTGGTGTCCTCACGGATATTTTCACGAGCTATCAACTCGCTTGGCGGGACCGTCCGTTCGTTAAGGTTGTCTTCGGTTCGATGTGTATCTTAGCGGCTGAGTTTTCGATGGGCAGTTATGTCGCCGTCCGACTCGCCGATTCGTTTGAACCGTTATCATTTGCCGGGTGGTCGATCAACGGGGTTCGAATGATGAGTATCATCAACATCGAAAATACGTTACTCGTCGTCACGTTGACGTTCATCGTCCAGCGACTAGCGAAGCGCTTGTCTCCGCGCCGGACGCTCGCTGCGGGTCTCATGCTGTACACGATCGGTTATGTTGTCGTGACGAGTGCCAACAGCATGACGGCACTGATGGTCTTCATCTTCATCGCAACGATTGGCGAGTTGCTCTACTCCCCGGTCTTGAACACACAAAAAGCGAATATGATGCCAGCCGATCAACGTGGGGCGTACTCAGCATTCGCCGGGACGTCGTTTGCTGGAGCGGACTTACTTTCCCGGTCGACGATTCTCGTCGGGACCTTCTTGATTCCGTCGATGATGAGTGTATACCTTGGATTGATCCTCTTGACGGGCTTTGGATTAGTCTATACGAGTCTGTTCGTGAAGGAATCGGTCGAACGAGAGCGAAACGTATCTTAATAAGGGGGAATACAGATGAACTTACCAGATACTATCGAAACGCCACGGCACCTGTTACGCCGTTGGCAAGAAAACGATGCAGCCGCATTGTATGCTTACGCCAAGGATCCAACTGTCGGACCAAAAGCAGGCTGGGCGCCGCACGCGTCACTTGACGAAAGCCAAGAAGTGATCGGCATTTTCCAAGCGTCACCTGGCGAGTATGCCGTTACCGATAAGGAGACGGGAGCAGTCATCGGGAGCTTCGGATTTCACTTCAATCGTCGGCCGGACGATTCGATCACCCATGACCGTCAAGTCGAGATCGGCTATGTCCTCGCACCTGATTACTGGGGAGAAGGGCGGATGCCGGAAATCGTTGAAGCAATACTTAATTTCATCTTCCGGGAACTACCAATCGATATCGTTTGGTGTGGTCACTTTGATTTCAATGACCAATCACGCCGTGTCGTTGAAAAACTTGGGTTTACGCCTGTTCTTGACCGACCATTCGTCTTAGAACGAATCGACGGACGGACCGTGACGAGCCATGTCTACAACTGGACGCGTGAGCGGTATGAGGCAGAGAAGGGAATACAGAATAAATAATATACAAAAACGACCTCAGCGATGGGGTCGTTTGAGCGAGAAAAAGATTCTTCACAAAAGAAGAGTCTTTTTTTGTGCATGACGCGTGTGAGATCTTAGCGAAACAATAGCTATTTCTTTTTACGAATCATCGACCTTAACCTATACTGATATAGCCTAGAAAAATTTATGTGCTTTAAAATTGGAGGATGAGAGTAGAGATGGAAAACTTCCCGACGATTCGAATGAGAAGAAATCGAAAGGACGACTGGAACCGTCGTTTAGTCGCGCAACATGAGGTGACTGTGAATGATCTAATTTGGCCAATCTTCGTTAAGGAGGAGAGTGGTGTTGAGGAAATCGATGCGATGCCAGGTCAATTCCGAGTCGGTTTAGATAGCGTCGTACAACATGTGAAGGAAGCAGTAGAACTCGGAATTCCGGCAATAGCATTATTCCCAGTCGTTCCAGAGCATAAGAAGGACGCAATGGGTACGGAAGCATTGAATCCCCATAATGTCATTTGCCAGGCAACGAAGCTTCTCAAGGAAGCATATCCGAATGTCGGTTTAATCGGGGATGTCGCTTTAGATCCATACACGACTCATGGTCATGATGGGATAGTCATTGATGGATACGTCGATAATGACGAGAGTGTACGAGTGCTCGTACAACAAGCATTAATTTTAGCGAAGGCTGGAATTGATGTCATTGCACCTTCTGATATGATGGATGGTCGTATACATGCGATTCGAACTGCGTTAGATAACGAAAACCTCTACAATACTAGAATCATGTCATATGCGGCAAAATATGCTTCAGGATACTACGGTCCATTTCGTGATGCCTTAAATTCAAGTAAGCATCTCAAAGGGGATAAAAAAACATATCAAATGGATCCAGCCAACTCTGATGAAGCCTTGCGAGAAGTCGAATTAGATATCAAAGAAGGGGCAGATATGATCATGGTGAAACCAGGTCTCCCTTATTTAGATATCGTTCAACGTGTCAAATCGACATTTTCTGTTCCGACATTTGCTTATCAGGTGAGTGGGGAGTATTCAATGATGATGGCATCATTTGAAAAAGGATGGCTCGACCCCGATGTAGTGATTCTCGAAACACTCCTAGCTTTCAAACGCGGCGGATGTGACGGTATTCTCACTTATTTTGCATTGGATGCTGCTCGGAAGTTACAAGCTCGAAATAAATAAATCAATAGGATTCGAAACAAACGGTCTACCTTATCTAAAAGGTAGACCGTTTGTTTCGAATGGAAGGTATCGTAGGGCTGTCCATTGCTTTAAGTAATCCCTTGTAGAAGTAATCAATTTGTCTGAGTCTGTTTGGATTCACGGATGAAAACAATGGTGATCGTAATGGCAGCAACAGCATATCCGACGAGTCCGGATGTCAATTCAGACCAATTAAATACAGAACGGAGAATGATTTGGGGAGCGAAATAGACGAACACTGCAATCGGTAAAATCCATGTCTTCGTCTTCCATGCCGTGATTAGAATCCAGGCAATTAGAAGGGCGCCAATTAACCACCCGACGCTTGGAGATAAAGTGATTTTGGGCGAATCAATGAGTCCGTTGACGATCAATAGTCCAATGATCAGGAGAATATGAACACTTCCATGAATACCATAACGCATGATGCGAGGGCGAGCGCCAGCACGTAATGCGTCTTGACGGAATAAAAACGCCAGGGTCGTCAAATAAACAGCGCTTATCAGTAGGAAGCCACCAACTAGCAAGATACTGAATGTTGTTGTTCCATTCAGCAGGTTTTGGAGATAGAGAAAACTCGATGCACCGAGAAAGACTTGCATGACGATCCAAAATGCTTCTATCGGATCGAACGCCATCTCTTTCGAAATCGACTGGATGTAGTCAGCCGGACTGTCACCCGTGATCGCGCGAACCGATTTGCCATCCGCTTCCGCTTCAATCAGATGGTCTTCGAGTTCCAGGACGATCTCGTTCGTCGCTTGTTCATTTTTTCCCGAAGCAAGCAGGTAGACCTTCAAGTCTTCCAAAAATCGGGTTGATTCCGTTGATAGGGTCATCTCAATCATCCTCCTTTAAAATACTTTCAACACTTGTCGAAAGGTGTTGCCATCTTTCCTTGAATGCGGTGAGTTCTTCTGCACCGCTCGTCGTGATCGAATAATACTTCCGTTTTGGACCGGACGGAGAGACGCGTGAAGTCGCTTCGATCCAGCCCAGTTTTTGCATCCGGATCAATAAGGGATAGATTGTTCCTTCGCTGATGTCAGCGAAACCGTATGCTTTCAGTTTCGTCGCCAGTTCGTAGCCATAAATCTCTTCTTCCGCGATCAGTGCAAGTAAACAACCGTCGAGAATCCCCTTTAACATTTGCGTCGATGACATCCGCATCATCCTTTCGCTACTTGGTATTACAAGGTAATGATATACTAAGCTATTTTGTATTGCAAGGTAGCAGGAGGAAAAAGATTCATTTCCCTGAAAAAAAGGTAAACAAATCATAAAGTAGATACGTCGCTTGTTTAGAAAAGGGAGGTATTGATCGTGGATAAGCGGAATACTGTCGTCTCGGCGACCGTCGTCTTCATCATCATGGGTATCGTCATGGCTGTCTCTGCGTTTGGTTTCGGCATTCGTTACGGTGATCCGGAGTTGTTACGTATCGCGA encodes the following:
- a CDS encoding ABC transporter substrate-binding protein, encoding MLWKTCRNGHYSIATLADAIHLSPKQTKRYLNKWQEDGWIGYTSGRGRGNLSELVWLRHVEREYAKRMLERIDRDSIESVTEELTWDWSPAQAGRFMRQLERKFGYTQTTSDALLIPRKRNFLTTHPLEAADIHSAHLVQNVFNRLFTIDVDGNIQGELAHHYIWNGTTLSLFLRKDVRFHDGSLLTSKEVTKSLRALIKYPAYAYSYRHVKQIVSNGPYRVDLTLDQRRSSILPQLASIHTSIIKDGIGTGPFQLTQHDDKKTVLTAFPNYFGIRALLDRIEFIQMPEQYDPVYRTSASDSSPIDTIATQSGFGLVLLHPRAGGPFESKAARHYIHRLVAEVRGGIHDFHERAQPNDCGFLESYSQPYTVPDGPAVLFTQPIRIKLTDFTDKVTRWLCQRFDQDGIPYEFVEVGFEESITDFHAYDTIDLAIHAEVFERNIQYAFYQFMTNTFSPPIRLFQQMPEMLKLIEQYDATPFEDWLPIHQSIERYLIDESYFIPFYHDTRLIPYPIELQNITIDSFGYFDFSKLWISNQS
- a CDS encoding MDR family MFS transporter translates to MKWKEIPKPIKVRLITSFFNRAVSFSIMPFMALLFVRAFNEVIAGAFLIAMVFVSFITNLLGGYLADRFSRKRLLVTTSALTALTFITMTISLTLDWMLLFMVIYAVFSVTSNLGRPAMSAIIIDATTKENRQAVYALDYWLINLSIAIGTALGGWLYVSNQLLLFWILSFTSSVLPIAYFLFLDDTPRTWQRQKLRGVLTDIFTSYQLAWRDRPFVKVVFGSMCILAAEFSMGSYVAVRLADSFEPLSFAGWSINGVRMMSIINIENTLLVVTLTFIVQRLAKRLSPRRTLAAGLMLYTIGYVVVTSANSMTALMVFIFIATIGELLYSPVLNTQKANMMPADQRGAYSAFAGTSFAGADLLSRSTILVGTFLIPSMMSVYLGLILLTGFGLVYTSLFVKESVERERNVS
- a CDS encoding PadR family transcriptional regulator, yielding MSSTQMLKGILDGCLLALIAEEEIYGYELATKLKAYGFADISEGTIYPLLIRMQKLGWIEATSRVSPSGPKRKYYSITTSGAEELTAFKERWQHLSTSVESILKEDD
- a CDS encoding GNAT family N-acetyltransferase, coding for MNLPDTIETPRHLLRRWQENDAAALYAYAKDPTVGPKAGWAPHASLDESQEVIGIFQASPGEYAVTDKETGAVIGSFGFHFNRRPDDSITHDRQVEIGYVLAPDYWGEGRMPEIVEAILNFIFRELPIDIVWCGHFDFNDQSRRVVEKLGFTPVLDRPFVLERIDGRTVTSHVYNWTRERYEAEKGIQNK
- the hemB gene encoding porphobilinogen synthase, yielding MENFPTIRMRRNRKDDWNRRLVAQHEVTVNDLIWPIFVKEESGVEEIDAMPGQFRVGLDSVVQHVKEAVELGIPAIALFPVVPEHKKDAMGTEALNPHNVICQATKLLKEAYPNVGLIGDVALDPYTTHGHDGIVIDGYVDNDESVRVLVQQALILAKAGIDVIAPSDMMDGRIHAIRTALDNENLYNTRIMSYAAKYASGYYGPFRDALNSSKHLKGDKKTYQMDPANSDEALREVELDIKEGADMIMVKPGLPYLDIVQRVKSTFSVPTFAYQVSGEYSMMMASFEKGWLDPDVVILETLLAFKRGGCDGILTYFALDAARKLQARNK